The following is a genomic window from Mya arenaria isolate MELC-2E11 chromosome 4, ASM2691426v1.
AATATGCAAAAGGTATCATTTTCATTACTCAAAACTGAAAGACCAtgaaaacacaaagaaaaaataCCATAAGAGGTATAGAAATCCAATTTAGAATTACCATATCCTCGAGATTGAAGCAGTCGGGTTTGATGAGTTTGTGGTAGAAATCCCTTGGAGAGATAGGGCCAATTTCACTGCAAGAGGATTTCCCAGCCTCATTCCCCTCCTCCTCCTTTTCCTTACGTGGAGAGTATTGGAATGTTATCTCCCTAGGAGGCGTGCCCAACACTATACACATGATCCGGTATATCTGTTGTATCAAAGAGTTTCGGTCAACATTGAAGTTTTACAAGATGCCAACAGCTGCACTGTCAATACTTAAACTTTATAATACCTGAACCTTTTActcaaaaacagacaagctaaatatttacaaacattatatttgataacCACTGTTTAAATGTTCTACCTCTTCCATTCTCTTTGTGATTTCTGCGTCGATGTCTGCCTGTGATTTACTGTCAGCCACCATCTTGTGCAGCACCCAACACCCCTCACGCAACTGAACAAATACACAAACTTCATGTCATTTTggaaaatgaaactttattatttagatttattattattatttaagtattattttattcatagaTATGTATTATTAAGCAGACATACGTATACACTGCTCATAGTTTAACTATGGGTATGATAGGCTGATGaagcaaatacattttttaaaagcgtTTATTTGACTATCTTCAACAAAAGCCCCTTCAtctatacatatgtatgtattctCTTTAATTGTagatcttatatatatatatataatgcataaaTTACACAAAAGCAAAACGATTTGAATAgttcaaaataaaaccaaaaccaaaaCCATTGAAAAGCCAATGTTTGGCATATGTGATGGTACATTGTATGTATGGTGgatgttgttttaacaaaaaatgattaaataatagttaaatTTATGAAGCAAAACCCAAACCCTGTTATTGAGCACCCTGCAAATACGGTTACTATTTTCTGCACTCCATGCCTCAGGGAAGCAAACTTTTGGGACGATCCCGTACTTCTCAATTAAACCGGTGAGCATGTCCCACTGCCCCCCATCCTCTGACGGGTTTTTGAGGAGATGGGTAACCAGTCTCCCATCATATGCCTCACCTTTCCTCGCACACGTCACAAACACATTCAGAAGGTAGTGGGCCCTCTCAACCTACAGTAGATGATTGTGTTTGACTTTTTATTCATGTATAGCAGTATTCactatacaatacatgtatataaactaaTAATACTTTATTCATTATTGTACCACCTTTACAAGTTTGATACACTACAAAATGtactattttgattttcagCTCTGTTTCAGGTTAAGACACTTTAAAAATATGACAGTGACAGAACTTGTTACTTGTTAGCACagttatttcaattacatattgaatttcatttataaacaagagCTATCAAAGAATGTGATTAATTCCCTGCCTTAGCCCATGTACCGGAAATACTGCTGGGATAGACTCTACAATTTAAGACATCAAGAGGAGCATGTTCCACTGAAGGTTAACATGCCACAGAATTGTCAATAATGTAGAGACATGAGGAAGATTGGAAAATATTGTTACTGTTATGTGACACAAACTGTCATCAGTAAGGCCTATATAGCTGCAAGCAGACACGAAGTTCAGAAGTTTGCAGGGACACATCCACATGCAATGGTGGTCACTTCggccaaataattttaaattccGACCAAGAATAAGAAATATATGGACCGAACAAAAATGGGATGAATGAAAGATTGTGGTGACGCACATTTAAATAGTCTCCACTTTGTGAAGCAGAGGTATAATAAACAGAAATTGAAAAGACAGCATTAAATAGTATGAAGGTAAAATACACAAAAGTATACAAGATCTATTATCACAAAAAACGTTGGTAAGTCAGGACCAGCTGTAGACAACATactagtttttttaaatgatctgAATATCTGTTAACCTTATCCCAGAAGTAAACGTAGGTCTGGCTGAACTCAAAACTGTCTAGTTTGTATTTCTTCATGAATGGAATACGCATAATGTTAAGACAGGCAAATATCCAGCACCGACCTGAATGTTGCTGGTCGGTCATTGGTGTACCCTCCTTCTCAACctaaaattgtttataatatcattatcaatttttaaaaaacaactcaaGTCATTA
Proteins encoded in this region:
- the LOC128230307 gene encoding bleomycin hydrolase-like isoform X2, producing MTDQQHSGRCWIFACLNIMRIPFMKKYKLDSFEFSQTYVYFWDKVERAHYLLNVFVTCARKGEAYDGRLVTHLLKNPSEDGGQWDMLTGLIEKYGIVPKVCFPEAWSAENSNRICRVLNNRLREGCWVLHKMVADSKSQADIDAEITKRMEEIYRIMCIVLGTPPREITFQYSPRKEKEEEGNEAGKSSCSEIGPISPRDFYHKLIKPDCFNLEDMVCLVNDPRPSSPYNRLYTVEYLGNMTGGPRVLYINQPVDVLKKLTIKSIVDCNEAVWFGTDVGKFFRSKEGCLDLNSLDFKLTLGVDTLQLNKADRLMYGESLMTHAMVFTGVNTKANGCADKWRVENSWGDKNGEKGYLMMTDDWFTEFVYEVVVNKKLIEDQSILDVLNQEPTVLPAWDPMGALAH